The following proteins are encoded in a genomic region of Catellatospora sp. TT07R-123:
- a CDS encoding phage tail protein: protein MRSDAIAGMLPAAYQRSMHPSGVLWALLGVMEGLHESSEARLGSVEDLFHPYRSPDRLVPFLARWVSVDHLGTGRDLVAAGAALAQWRGTREGLKAAVVIATGLTEIEIEEAEDRPFHLIVRIPAGCVLAEQVRRIVELDKPAATTFEMGVLP, encoded by the coding sequence ATGCGCAGTGACGCGATCGCCGGGATGCTCCCGGCGGCCTACCAGCGGTCGATGCACCCGTCCGGGGTGCTGTGGGCGCTGCTGGGCGTGATGGAGGGCCTGCACGAGAGCAGCGAGGCCCGGCTCGGGTCGGTCGAGGACCTGTTCCACCCGTACCGCAGCCCGGACCGGCTGGTGCCGTTCCTGGCCCGCTGGGTGTCGGTCGACCACCTGGGCACCGGCCGCGACCTGGTCGCGGCCGGGGCCGCGCTGGCGCAGTGGCGCGGCACCCGCGAGGGCCTGAAGGCCGCGGTGGTCATCGCCACCGGCCTGACCGAGATCGAGATCGAGGAGGCGGAAGACCGCCCGTTCCACCTGATCGTACGCATCCCCGCCGGATGCGTACTGGCCGAGCAGGTCCGGCGCATCGTCGAGCTGGACAAGCCGGCCGCCACCACCTTCGAGATGGGAGTGCTGCCGTGA
- a CDS encoding Stk1 family PASTA domain-containing Ser/Thr kinase: protein MNEKTTDKNEKWIITTSTPEVALGQDRAAEVTFTITNQSKRTGRPGIDFHTGSDADAAWFTVEDYPRPRPGATAPLVVKINVPQTAPAGRYEFQARLTPPPAPGSFGDAVAGDAPEENSVLSRRVAVVVPAPPTPEKKPFPWWIVVAAALAVLVIGVITWVVWPSGEPEAVAPQPSATPSVEPSASAAPVPMAAVPKLVGLSLADAKAALTKAGFVPGTIQYGWDNTRGPGAVTRQSLPGGASAAQGSTVDLGVSAAVAPPVISVPVNNSSVPPGRMPTLTWTQPDSWPVRWLVSVQPERCTRSVLGDVCAPAPVVSTQVSRERQFTPVMPKLNYDVVNNVRDNGWVIISVQVLDDYGTATTAGTVRVYLEH, encoded by the coding sequence GTGAACGAGAAGACGACCGACAAGAACGAAAAGTGGATCATCACCACGTCGACGCCGGAGGTGGCCCTGGGCCAGGACCGCGCCGCCGAGGTGACGTTCACCATCACCAACCAGTCCAAGCGCACCGGCCGCCCCGGCATCGACTTCCACACCGGGTCCGACGCCGACGCCGCCTGGTTCACCGTGGAGGACTACCCGCGGCCGCGGCCGGGCGCGACCGCGCCGCTGGTCGTGAAGATCAATGTGCCGCAGACCGCGCCGGCCGGGCGTTACGAGTTCCAGGCCCGGCTGACCCCTCCCCCGGCCCCGGGTTCGTTCGGCGACGCCGTGGCCGGGGACGCGCCCGAGGAGAACTCGGTGCTCAGCCGCCGCGTCGCCGTCGTGGTGCCCGCGCCGCCGACGCCGGAGAAGAAGCCGTTCCCGTGGTGGATCGTGGTCGCCGCGGCCCTGGCCGTACTGGTGATCGGCGTGATCACCTGGGTGGTGTGGCCCAGCGGCGAGCCCGAGGCGGTGGCACCGCAGCCGTCGGCCACCCCGTCGGTCGAGCCGAGCGCCAGCGCGGCACCGGTGCCGATGGCCGCCGTGCCGAAGCTGGTCGGCCTGAGCCTGGCCGATGCCAAGGCGGCGCTGACCAAGGCCGGGTTCGTGCCGGGCACCATCCAGTACGGCTGGGACAACACCCGCGGCCCCGGCGCGGTCACCCGCCAGTCGCTGCCCGGCGGCGCGTCGGCCGCTCAGGGCAGCACCGTGGACCTGGGCGTCTCGGCGGCCGTCGCGCCGCCGGTGATCTCGGTGCCGGTCAACAACTCCAGTGTTCCGCCGGGCCGCATGCCGACGCTGACCTGGACCCAGCCGGACTCTTGGCCGGTGCGGTGGCTGGTGTCGGTGCAGCCCGAACGCTGCACCCGTTCGGTGCTCGGCGACGTGTGCGCGCCCGCCCCGGTGGTGTCGACCCAGGTCTCGCGGGAGCGGCAGTTCACCCCGGTGATGCCGAAGCTGAACTACGACGTGGTCAACAACGTCCGCGACAACGGCTGGGTGATCATCAGCGTCCAGGTCCTCGACGACTACGGCACCGCCACGACCGCCGGCACCGTCCGGGTCTACCTGGAGCACTGA
- a CDS encoding putative baseplate assembly protein — protein MIPVPNLDDRTFADLVSEARERVQRSCPDWTDLSVHDPGAALLEAFAYLTEVMLFRLNRLPEKAYLEFLNLLGVTRRPPAAAWTELTFSRTGADTAERIVIPAGTRVVAARGADPQPVVFTTTVPAAIAEGTAEVRVRAYHCELVDGELLGLGSGLPGQVLRCDRAPLATTGEPLEVMVGVQTAGPVDGAAREFQGRVFEIWRRVESFAGLGATDRAYLLDPASGVVTFAPELDGGVVPGAVPGAHREIRIWYRTGGGAAGNVGAGTLTTLRDPVAGVRVVNAEPARGGRDIEPVDAVARRGPYELFSLHRAVTARDFELLATTDSPAVARARAFTRAAMWSFARPGEVEVTLVPFVPEAARPGWRLPVSALLERQLDEVRLRTQADLDRRRALGTSVTTTWARYKTVSVRGRVVVGRQEDVEAVRRRIHDRLYQSISPLPAPATVEGWTFGEPLRASNVYRILEQAEPGVRYVDEVRFVLDHAPSASVGSIAADNYQAATWYAGGGTQVFRSTNDGQGWEQVFELPGETVRQVLPAPAADRPGVTARPGTVAVVANSDEGGSSVYLSADLGETWRKLTEIDAVVLEAAWIDRDEAVSLLFASDAGLFELSLVDGAVPLQIVVDQKDQDRGFNSVRAFVSERGVWGVALAAETSYGVYLSTAGGRPGTFQHIGLAGTDTRALAVQLDGPDTVLWVGTGMADPRKPGKGCYRARLFEADVRWQEMSNGWTGGTCWGLDFADGVAYAASQSGGVLQLDTTAAAPQWESPSVNCGLPLRDRTRFEPVRTVAAGGQVFVGGNRGTHVRAGAGLWSSAASTELRQVVTIPPTWLLVSGDHDIEVVIEDAQ, from the coding sequence ATGATCCCCGTGCCGAACCTGGACGACCGCACCTTCGCCGACCTCGTCTCCGAGGCCCGCGAGCGGGTGCAGCGGTCGTGCCCGGACTGGACCGACCTGTCGGTGCACGATCCGGGCGCGGCGCTGCTGGAGGCGTTCGCATACCTGACCGAGGTGATGCTGTTCCGGCTGAACCGGCTGCCGGAGAAGGCATACCTGGAGTTCCTGAACCTGCTGGGGGTGACCCGGCGGCCGCCCGCGGCGGCGTGGACGGAGCTGACGTTCAGCCGCACCGGTGCCGACACCGCCGAGCGGATCGTGATCCCGGCCGGGACCAGGGTGGTGGCCGCGCGCGGCGCCGATCCGCAGCCGGTCGTGTTCACCACGACCGTGCCGGCGGCGATCGCCGAGGGCACGGCCGAGGTCCGGGTGCGGGCGTACCACTGCGAGCTGGTCGACGGGGAGCTGCTGGGCCTGGGCTCGGGGCTGCCGGGCCAGGTGCTGCGCTGCGACCGCGCCCCGCTGGCCACCACCGGGGAGCCGCTGGAGGTGATGGTCGGGGTGCAGACGGCCGGGCCGGTCGACGGCGCGGCGCGGGAGTTCCAGGGCCGGGTGTTCGAGATCTGGCGGCGGGTGGAGAGCTTCGCCGGGCTGGGCGCGACCGACCGGGCGTACCTGCTGGACCCGGCCTCGGGTGTGGTCACGTTCGCGCCGGAGCTGGACGGTGGCGTGGTGCCCGGTGCGGTGCCGGGGGCGCACCGCGAGATCCGGATCTGGTACCGCACCGGCGGCGGCGCGGCGGGCAACGTCGGGGCGGGCACGCTGACGACCCTGCGCGACCCGGTCGCCGGGGTGCGGGTCGTCAACGCCGAACCGGCCCGGGGCGGCCGCGACATCGAACCGGTCGACGCGGTCGCCCGGCGCGGGCCGTACGAGCTGTTCAGCCTGCACCGGGCGGTCACCGCGCGGGACTTCGAGCTGCTGGCGACCACCGACTCCCCCGCCGTGGCGCGGGCCCGCGCGTTCACCCGGGCGGCGATGTGGTCGTTCGCCCGGCCGGGCGAGGTCGAGGTGACGCTGGTGCCGTTCGTGCCGGAGGCGGCGCGGCCGGGCTGGCGGCTGCCGGTGTCGGCGCTGCTGGAGCGGCAGCTCGACGAGGTGCGGCTGCGCACCCAGGCCGATCTGGACCGGCGCCGGGCGCTGGGCACGTCGGTGACCACGACGTGGGCGCGGTACAAGACGGTGTCGGTGCGCGGCCGGGTCGTGGTGGGGCGGCAGGAGGACGTCGAGGCGGTCCGCCGGCGCATCCACGACCGGCTCTACCAGTCGATCAGCCCGCTGCCCGCCCCGGCGACGGTGGAGGGCTGGACGTTCGGCGAGCCGCTGCGGGCGTCGAACGTGTACCGGATCCTGGAGCAGGCCGAGCCGGGCGTCCGCTACGTCGACGAGGTGCGGTTCGTGCTCGATCACGCGCCCAGCGCCTCGGTCGGGTCGATCGCCGCCGACAACTACCAGGCCGCCACTTGGTACGCGGGCGGCGGCACCCAGGTGTTCCGGTCCACCAACGACGGCCAGGGCTGGGAGCAGGTCTTCGAGCTGCCGGGCGAGACGGTGCGGCAGGTGCTGCCCGCACCCGCGGCCGACCGGCCGGGCGTGACGGCGCGGCCGGGCACGGTGGCGGTGGTCGCCAACTCCGACGAGGGCGGCTCCTCGGTGTACCTGTCGGCCGACCTGGGCGAGACCTGGCGCAAGCTCACCGAGATCGACGCGGTGGTGCTGGAGGCGGCCTGGATCGACCGGGACGAGGCGGTGTCGCTGCTGTTCGCCTCGGACGCGGGCCTGTTCGAGCTGTCGCTGGTGGACGGTGCGGTGCCGCTGCAGATCGTGGTCGACCAGAAGGACCAGGACCGCGGGTTCAACTCGGTGCGCGCGTTCGTGTCAGAGCGCGGCGTGTGGGGCGTGGCCCTGGCCGCCGAGACCAGCTACGGGGTGTACCTGTCGACGGCGGGCGGGCGGCCGGGCACGTTCCAGCACATCGGGCTGGCCGGCACCGACACCCGGGCGCTGGCGGTGCAGCTCGACGGCCCGGACACGGTGCTGTGGGTGGGCACCGGCATGGCCGACCCGCGCAAGCCCGGCAAGGGCTGCTACCGGGCGCGGCTGTTCGAGGCCGATGTGCGCTGGCAGGAGATGTCGAACGGGTGGACCGGCGGCACCTGCTGGGGGCTGGACTTCGCCGACGGGGTCGCGTACGCGGCGAGCCAGAGCGGCGGCGTGCTCCAGCTGGACACCACGGCGGCGGCCCCGCAGTGGGAGTCGCCGTCGGTCAACTGCGGGCTGCCGCTGCGCGACCGGACCCGGTTCGAGCCGGTGCGCACCGTCGCCGCCGGCGGCCAGGTGTTCGTCGGCGGCAACCGGGGCACCCACGTGCGCGCCGGGGCCGGGCTGTGGAGCTCGGCGGCCAGCACGGAGCTGCGCCAGGTCGTCACGATCCCGCCCACCTGGCTGCTCGTCTCGGGCGACCACGACATCGAGGTGGTGATCGAGGATGCGCAGTGA